AGCATGGATCGGGTAGCAGTAGCAGCAGGTGTTTCTAAAGCGACAGTCTACAGCCACTTTCAAGATAAAGAAGGACTTTTCAAAGTACTGTTAGAGCAACTAACAAGTAAAAAGAATAGCTCCATTTTTGGCACAGAACCGATTGAGGGAGAACCAGCCACTATAGTGCGCCAGGTAGTAACCAAAGCATTAGATCAAATGCTTAACGACAAAGAACATAGTGCATTTATGAGAGTACTAATCGGGGAATCTGGGCGTTTTCCTGAGTTAGCTCAAATTTGTGTTCGGGTGATGATTAAGCCAGTAGCGGAAACTCTCACTCACTACTTGGCGGCTCCAGAATTAAAGATACCTGACCCAGAGGCGACAGCGAGAATTATCTTAGGAGCATTAGTGCATTTTCATATTACTCAAAATGTGATGCATGGACAGGATATTATACCAATGGAAAGCGATCGCTTGATTGATGCCTTGACACACCTAATCACTAAATGCGCCGATTGATTGGTTATATCCCGGCGCGTGGCGCTTGTTTGGTCGGAAAGTCAAATTCACCTTGAATAACAGTTGACTGTTTTTTCCATAGAAGCTACAGTACTGTCTCCGGCTTTTTTCGTTCCTTACAAGCTGCCACCAATACATCCTCTAGCGATCGCCAGATAACTAAGCAGGAATAACTTGAACAACTAGTGCGCGTTTATCCAGTGACTGGATTTTACCTACTTGACTGAGATCGTTTGCAATTCGGTCTAGCAGTTCTCCCGCTTTGTCACGATATTGATGTTCTCGGCCTCGTAAACGAATGGCAAACTTAACAGAATCGCCTTTACTCAACCACTGACCTGCTTGTTCGATGCGTAAATTATAATCGGCTAAACCCACGTTTAGACCGAATCGAACTTCTTTTACCGTCGGTCTAGCACTCTGGCTCTGACGTTTTTTCTTTTGATACTGAAGCTTGCCATAGTTGAGAATCTTGGCGATTGGAGCGTCTTTACCTTGAGATACTACAACTAAGTCAAGCTCTAAGCTTTCAGCTAGCTGTAACGCCTCATTGGTGTCGATCAGACCACGATTGTTATTCTCATGGTCAATCAAAAAGACGCTAGGTGATTTGATTTGTGAATTAATCAGTTGCTTTTGGATTGCGATAATGAATTTCTCCCATTTGTTCAATACTTTGCTTTACAAGCAGGTAATGCCAATTTAACACAACACTGAATCAGAGCAACTTTAACAACACAATAGACGGCAATCTGATAGAATGAGGGACTGCGGCACTCGCTCTCAGTCTTTGCGCTACTGCCCATCCAGCTTTTCAATGATTTTTATCCGTCCGCCTAAGACTGACGCCATCATTGGCGACAGGCCGATGTTATTTTTGGAGTCTTATGTCTTTTTCCGATCTCGGCTTGTCCAATGAAATTATCCGTGCTGTTACCGAACGAGGGTACACGGAACCCACGCCAATCCAGATGCAGTCCATTCCTGCTGTCTTGTCGGGTAAAGATTTATTAGCTGGGGCACAAACTGGTACTGGCAAGACCGCTAGTTTTACACTGCCGCTCTTGCATCGATTGTCGTCTAACAAGAGCAAAGGTACGCCTAATGGATACCCACCAATCCGGGCGTTGATTCTCACGCCGACTCGCGAATTAGCTGCCCAAGTGGAAGAAAGCGTGCGCGAGTACGGCAAGTACTTAAATCTTAACTCAATGGTGATGTTTGGCGGAGTCAGTATCAATCTGCAAAAACAGCGTTTGAGGAGTCGAGTGGATATTTTGGTCGCGACTCCAGGGCGACTGCTAGACCACGTACAGCAGGGTACGCTGAATTTATCGCAGATTGAGGTTTTAGTGCTGGATGAAGCCGATCGGATGCTAGACATGGGTTTTATTAATGATATCCGCCGCATCCTCTCACTCCTGCCCAAACAGCGACAGAATTTGCTATTCTTCGCTACTTTTTCAGACAAAATTAAGGCACTAGCCGCCGGGCTACTCAATAACCCAACGATGATTGAGGTAGCACGCCGCAACGTTACCGCTGACACGATCGCCCAGAAAGTTTACCAAGTAGACCGTGACAAGAAACGCCAGTTGCTTGCTCATTTGATTCGGCGAGATAATTGGTATCAAGTATTAGTGTTCACCCGCACTAAGTATGGCGCTGACCGTTTGGTGAAGCAGTTGGGCGAAGACCGCATTCAAGCCTTGGCAATCCACGGTAATAAGAGCCAGCCCGTGCGTACTAACGCTCTGGCCAAGTTCAAAAATGGCACCTTACAAGTATTGGTGGCGACAGACATTGCTGCTAGGGGTCTTGATATCAGCGAACTACCCCATGTAGTTAACTTTGATTTGCCCAATGTACCAGAAGATTATGTTCATCGTATTGGTCGCACTGGTCGCGCTGGCGCATCAGGTGAAGCTGTGTCGCTAGTGTGTATCGATGAACAGCATCTATTAACAGATATCGAAAAACTGATTGAGCAACGCTTGCCGAAAGAAGTGGTTGCTGGTTTTGCGCCCAACCCTGATACCAACCCAGAACCAATTACAAATGTACGGCAACATAGAGCCAAGCCCGGAAGTGAGAAGCGTCCGGCTCGTACTCCTAAACCGTTACCACAGACATCGGCTAAACGTAAAGCAGCGCCACCTGCCACTAATAACGAGAAACCTGGCGCTCGTTCATCTGGATCGCGCCGTTCTACTAAACGCGATCGCTAATATTCGTTAGCTGTTCAATAGATTGATTTTGCACGGGTTCTGGAAAATCTCACTTCCATTCCTCTCGCGTACAAATTTTCGTTGTACACACAAGTCTTTTGGAGTTGTGCCAGAGACTTTTAATCCAATACTTTGTAATATCTGTCACCAGTACAGTGCTGAGTGCTGAGTAACGCTATCAGTACTCAGTACTCAGTACTCAGCACTACTGAAATACAGTTGTCGGAATGCAGTTAACAGTGTCATAAAGAAAAGGTGAAGGTTAACCTGTAGGGTATAACTTACCTTAGACTTGCTGACCTCTAGCTTCGATGGATCTATCACACTCATGACTGAACTGACGCTACGCCTACAAGAGGGAGATACCGAGACCACGATCGCAGTTGACCAAGATGTATTTACAATTGGTCGTTTGCCGGAATGTAATTTGTACTTACCTTTTGGTGGAGTATCCCGCAACCATGCTCGCCTGGTAAAAACGGCTGACGGTGTGTGGACTATTGAGGATCTGGGCAGCAAAAACGGGACGCAAGTCAATAAATATCTGGTTAACTATCCCCAAGAGTTACATCACGGCGATATCGTTTGGCTGGGCAATGTTAGCCTGGTAGTGCTGCTCACAACCGCTGTTTCTCAACCGACACCAGAGTATGCCGGAATTTCGGACATTAATGAGCAAAGAACCATCCTTCACAATGTCGAACAATTACAACAGCAATGGATTGCAGCTGATAGTAAGGATGGCAACATCAGCAATAAGGACAAAACCATTGCCCGTCTTAAAGACTTAGTGGACATAGCGAAAAATCTTTGTGCAGCCGCATCTATAGAAGAGATTTTTTCGCAGGTACAGCAAGTAGTTTTTCGTTACCTTGATAGTATCGATCGCTTGGCATTATTAATTGATGTCAATGGTTGTGGCCAGTTAGAATTAATGAATGCTGCCACTAGAAATATTTCTCAACAGAAACATCTCCCTTCTGATGGTAGTTGGATTAGTCGTAGTATCTGTCAAAAAGTATTTGATGAAAAGGTCGTCATTCAAACTGGTGATACTCATCAGGATGAACGGTTTGCTAGCGAACAGAGTATTTTGGTCAAAGGCATTCGTAGCGCGATGGCAGTGCCTTTATGGGATGAAAATAAAGTTGTGGGCGTACTGTATGCCGATGCCAATTTTTCTTCTTACCATTGGGCGAATGAAGGTGAAGAAGAATTGAGTTTTTTCTCAGCTTTAGCAAATCTTGTAGCTTCTAGCGTGCAGCGTTGGTTATTAGTAGAAAAACTCAAAACTGAAGAGATGATTCGTCACCGACTAGAACGCTACCATTCTCCAGCAGTTGTACAGCAGTTGATATCTGTAGGCGGATTACCGGGTGGTCGTTTAGCTCCCGCCGAGAGCGAAATCAGTATTTTGTTTGCTGATTTAGTTGGCTTTACGGCGATTTCTGAAAGGTTAACACCAACTGCGATCGCTCAACTATTAAATAATTTATTTGAAGAAATGCTAAAAGAAGTGTTTAGTTGCGGCGGCACTTTAGATAAATATATTGGCGATTGTATTATGGCATTTTTTGGCGCTCCAGAACCGCAAGCAGATCATGCCGATCGCGCTGTTACTGCTGCTAAGGGAATGCTCACTCGTCTCGAACATCTGAATGCCAATGGTTTTTGGCTCGAACCCCTGCAATTACGGATTGCGATTAATAGCGGTAAGGCTGTGGTGGGAGATGTCGGTAGTTCCCAAAGGGTAGATTATACAGCATTAGGCGCGACGATTAATCTTGCTGCTCGGATGGAAGCAGTTTGTCCCCCTAGTGAATGCGTCATTAGTGAAGCCACCCATAAAATGCTTTCAGAACCCTCAGACTTCCAAGAAATGGGAGATTATCGTTTCAAAGGTATTGAGCGATTAGTTAAGGTTTATCAGACAAAATTGCAACCAGTGCCAACAATCATTGCTCCAATTATTAATCTTTAGGGATTGGCATGGGCTTTGAGGTCTAGATTATGTAACCCATCTAGTGACATACTCCTATAAAGATAAATTACGAATTACGAATTACCTGACTGTGCCAGCACTAAAAATTTGCTCTGCTGTCAAATCTAACTCTGGAAAAGTTGGCGACTGGATACGGTCATTTCCTTGAAACTTACTAACGCGATACTCACCTTCTTCTAAACAGCAAACCAAAATAGTTGGTTGTTTAGGCTTGCCAATAAATTCTCTACCGCCCAATGCAGCATAATCTACAATCCAGTATTCAGGAATTCCCATTTCTTCATAATCAGCATATTTTTTCAGATAATCATCACGCCAGTTTGTACTTACCACCTCAATTATTAAAGGAATTGATACTGCTTCAGTAACAGTTGATGTTTTTTTCCACAGAGGTTCATTAACTAAATTAGGCTGATTTAGTATCAGCACATCTGGGGAATAAGCAGATTCGTTCTCAACTGGTTTGACGAATACTGTTTTGGGGATGAAATAACGAAGATTTAAGCGACTGTATTCTAAAGTTATTTTTGTGCCTAAAAATCCAATCACCTCTTCATGGTCGCCTGTTGGTTGAGGCATTTCTACTACTACTCCGTCATATAGTTCGTAACGTTGTCCCCTGTTATCTGGATATTTAGCAACGAACTCATCGAATGTAACTACTTTGCCTAAGACTTGAGTCATAGCTTGATTCCTCAATTGTGCAAATTATAGCAACTTTATTTGTATTTAATTCATCAATATTAATACTTATTGATTGGTATAGTTTGATTCAATTAAAATTGCGAAATTGTAATATTTAGCAGCTAATTTTTGGCTAAAAGACTAAAATTTGGGTGGTAGCTTCCTTAGTTTATATGTATAACATTAGGAAGCCAACTTCAAGCTATTTTTTAACGGGAGGTCAGGTAATGGCGATCGCCACCATTAATCCCGCCACTGGGGAGACGCTCAAAACCTTTGAGGCGCTCAATGATGCAGAAATTAACGCTAAACTCGATTTAGCTAATCAGACTTTTGAACAGTATCGTCAGACTAGTTTCTCTCAACGATCGCAATGGCTGCAAAAAGCTGCTGATATTTTAGAGCAAGACAAAGCAGAATTTGCTAAGTTAATGACTCTAGAAATGGGTAAACCATTTAAAGCTGCGATCGCGGAAGTCGAAAAATGCGCCGCCGTCTGTCGCTACTATGCCGAACATGCCCCTACTTTCTTAGCTGATGTCAGTGTAAAAACTGATGCCAGTCAGAGTTTTGTACGTTATCAACCATTGGGTGCAATTCTCGCGGTGATGCCGTGGAATTTTCCATTTTGGCAAGTGTTTCGTTTTGCTGCACCAGCATTAATGGCGGGAAATGTCGGCTTACTCAAACACGCTTCCAATGTGCCGCAGTGCGCCTTGGCAATTGAAGATATTATCCGACGGGCAGGTTTTCCTGAAGGCGCGTTTCAAACTCTATTAATAGGCGCTGCCAAAGTTGCCGATTTAATGGCTGATGACCGCGTAAAAGCTGCTACTTTGACCGGAAGCGAACCAGCAGGTGCATCCCTCGCCGTCGCTGCTAAGCAAACAAATTAAAAAAACAGTTTTGGAATTGGGAGGAAGTGACCCGTTTATTGTGTTAGAAAGTGCTGACTTAGAGACAGCAGTTGTCACAGCTACTACAGCACGAATGTTAAATAACGGGCAATCATGTATTGCAGCGAAACGTTTTATTGTCGCAGATGCGATCGCAGATAAATTTGAAAAATTGCTTTTAGAAAAATTCGAGGCGCTGAAAGTAGGCGATCCTATGCAACCGGATACCGATTTAGGCCCCCTGGCAACACCTGGTATTCTCCAGGATTTAGATCAACAAGTGCAAGGTGCTATTAGCAGTGGTGGTAAAGTCATCATCGGCGGACATCCTTTATCAGATCGTCCTGGAAACTTTTATCCGCCAACGATTATCATAGATATCCCCACCGACACACCAATCGCAAAAGAAGAATTCTTTGGCCCGGTAGCCTTGTTATTCCGGGTTCCAGATATCGATGCTGCCATTAAACTCGCTAATGACTCACCCTTTGGCTTAGGTGCAAGCGCTTGGACAACCAACGACCAAGAGAGCGATCGCTTGGTTGAGGAAATTGAAGCAGGTGCCGTGTTTATCAACAGTATGGTCAAATCCGATCCTCGGTTGCCCTTTGGTGGCATCAAGCGTTCTGGATATGGCAGAGAATTGAGTATCCAAGGTATACATGAGTTTGTAAATGTGAAAACCGTGTGGGTTAAATGATTAGTCATTAGTCATTAGTCATTGGTCAAAGGACAAATGACTAATGACAAAGAACAAAAGTCTTATTCGTTAATAGAGTTGTCGGGAAATAAAATGAATACAGCAGAATTATTGGTGCAGTGCCTAGAAAACGAAGGAGTGCAATACATTTTTGGACTTCCTGGTGAAGAAAACCTGCACGTTTTGGAAGCGTTAAAACATTCTTCGATTAAATTTATTACGACTCGTCATGAACAGGGTGCAGCATTCATGGCCGATGTCTACGGACGCTTAACAGGAAAAGCCGGAGTGTGTCTTTCTACTCTTGGTCCTGGGGCAACCAACTTGATGACTGGGGTAGCAGATGCTAACCTCGATGGTGCGCCTTTAGTGGCGATTACCGGTCAGGTGGGAACAGATAGAATGCATATTGAATCCCATCAATATTTAGATTTGGTGGCAATGTTTGCACCTGTTACCAAGTGGAATAAGCAGATTGTGCGACCGAGTATTACACCAGAAGTAGTGCGGAAAGCATTTAAGCGATCGCAATCTGAAAAACCCGGTGCAGTTCACATCGATTTGCCAGAAAATATTGCTGCCATGCCCGTCGAAGGCAAACCTTTGCGTAAAGATAATAGCGAAAAAACCTATGCATCTTTTGCTAGCATTCGGGCAGCCGCCGCCGCAATTTGCCAAGCAGTTAACCCATTAATCTTAGTCGGAAATGGGGCAATTCGCGCTCATGCGAGTGATGCCGTAACGCAATTTGCCACCTTGTTAAATATACCTGTTGCCAATACCTTCATGGGTAAAGGCGTGATTCCCTACACACATCAATTAGCTTTGTGGTCAGTGGGATTACAGCAAAGAGACTTCATTACCTGTGCTTTTGATAACACAGATTTAGTAATTGCGATCGGCTACGATTTGATTGAGTTTTCCCCCAAGAAATGGAATCGAAATGGTGAAATTCCGATTGTGCATATTGGGGTAAGTCCGGCAGAAATTGATAGTAGTTATATTCCCAATGCCGAAGTTGTGGGAGATATTTCAGATTCCCTCTATGAAATTTTAAAATTAGCAGACAGACAAGGCAAACCCGATCCCTTTGCTATTAGCTTAAGGACAGAGATTCGCGCTGATTACGAACAGTATGCCCATGATGACGGATTTCCCATTAAGCCGCAAAAGTTAATTTATGACTTACGCCAAGTGATGGGCCCAGATGATATCGTCATCTCAGATGTTGGCGCACATAAGATGTGGATGGCCCGTCATTATCATTGCCATAGTCCCAATACTTGCATAATTTCCAACGGCTTTGCGGCTATGGGTATTGCCATTCCTGGAGCTTTAGCAGCAAAACTGGTTCATCCTAAGCGCAAAGTCGTTGCTGTCACAGGCGATGGTGGCTTTATGATGAATTCCCAGGAATTAGAAACAGCCTTACGTGTCGGTACGCCCTTTGTCACCATAATTTTCAATGATGGTGGGTATGGGTTAATTGAGTGGAAGCAAGAAAATCAATTTGGCAAAGGAAACTCATCCTTTGTGCATTTTAGCAATCCTGATTTTGTGAAATTAGCCGAAAGCATGGGTTTAAAAGGCTACCGAGTTGAATCGGCTTTAGATTTGATTCCCACTTTGAAAGAAGCCCTCGCTCAAGATGTACCCGCAGTGATAGATTGTCCCGTAGATTATCGGGAGAATCACCGCTTTAGTCAAAAAGCTTAGCGAATTGACTTGTGCGTTGTAAAAAGTAGAGACGCGATTAATTAGCGTCTGTACAAGAGTTAGGAGTTAGGAGTTATTTATTCCTAACTCTTTATTAATTTCTACTCCTTTAGTGTTTTGGTAGTGGCGTGACACCAAAGGTTAACGCACGGCTTTACTTCACTTCATTTATAGATATATTTCTTCTCCTTCTTTGCGTCCTTTACGATTCGTAAAAAAAACCATTAAGCTCAGAAGTTCATTCACAATGAGTGAGAATCAATAACTTCTAACTCATCTCAATCATGACAATATTTAAGTTTTAATAAGCATCGTATTTCCCTAAAGACTTAATTGGTAAACTTTTAATTGACAGAAAATCTGACTTTTCACGTGATGTGGAAAAGCCTACGAAAAATCTAACACCCTAACCCCTTCCCGAAGCAGTAAGCGGGAAAATTCCAAATCTCTCTACTTTTAGGAGATAGATTTTCCAGATACCGTGAAAAGTCAGGAAAGAGGATACATCTGTTAAAAAGTATTTGGTACTAGGTATTATAGTTATAAAAAAATTGATTTTTTTACATAAATTCAGTATTCTGTTATGCCCTTTGGAAACGCTGGCAATACAAATAACACCCCAATTTGTCACAAACCGTGTAACTTGGAATGAATGTTCAAGGGATACATGATTTCATGACCTAAACAATCAATTAAGAATTAAGGTTCAATTAACGTTTAAGGAGAAGAAAGTTGTGAAAGCTAATCTTAAAAAGTGTGCAGCTATCGTAGTTTATTTTGGGTCGTTGTTATGGGGAGGTGCAGCCTACGCTAATAGCTTACCAGCTAATCTTGCGAGTACTTTGTTTGCAGCAGAAAATTTAAGCCTTAACACTCTTAATTCACAAAAAGTCAAGAAGGAAGTTTTATTAGCGGAATCCCCTACTGCTGTATATGCACCTCAACGAAGTCATTCAGAAGTATTCTTCCGGGGTACAGATGGATATCTCCACTATTATTATGTTGAAAATGGTGCGTGGAAATACGATAATACAAGCTTTAGAGCGTCGCAAGTTTCTGGTGATATAACTGCTGTATATGCACCTCAACGAAGTCATTCAGAAGTATTCTTCCGGGGTACAGATGGATATCTCTACTATTATTATGTTGAAAATGGTGCGTGGAAATACGATAATACAAGCTTTAGAGCGTCGCAAGTTTCTGGTGATATAACTGCTGTATATGCACCTCAACGAAGTCATTCAGAAGTATTCTTCCGGGGTACAGATGGATATCTCTACTATTATTATGTTGAAAATGGTACGTGGAAATACGATAATATAAGCTTTAGAGCGTCGCAAGTTTCTGGTGATATAACTGCTGTATATGCACCTCAACGAAGTCATTCAGAAGTATTCTTCCGGGGTACAGATGGATATCTCTACTATTATTATGTTGAAAATGGTGCGTGGAAATACGATAATACAAGCTTTACATCGGGGAGGATTGCTTCGTAATTTGACTTTGAATAACCTGAGTTCAACGTAATAAAAAGTCTAAAAACTAGACAGAGTAAAACACGAGTATCAAAGACTCTTTGAACACAATATAGTATCAAAGACTCCTTGAACGATTTTGAATACTAGAAGTTAGTACAGTTGTGGATTACGCCAAAGGCTAAAGCACCCTAATCAAAATAGAAGTTAGAATACACGTAGATCACGCTTAGGTGGATCTTTACCGCTTGTGCTGGCGTAATTGATCTACTATATATTCTTCCAGCTCTTGTTTTTCTCTATTACTAGCATTTCGTTGATAAGTTCTTCCGGTTTCTTGAATAAACCTACGTTTCTCGCTGGGAGAAGATTTGAGTTTACCTCCATTTCCTTGCAACTTTTCCTGTAATTCTTCCCAAGTCTTTTCACCCACACTTTCACCTAGTTTGATGAGTGCCTTTGGGAGTAACATTTTTGCCTCTCGTTGAAAATCTTCTTCTGTCTCAAGAGAAGCTAAATCTATATTGCTGAAGTCGATATCGATTTGAAACTTACTCATAGAATTGTATTTATTCTGTTCAAAATTACTACCTAAATCGAGGAAAAATGGGTTTTCAATTTTAAGTTATATTCCAAGATAGTATGATTGTACTGTTTGATATTGGTAACTGAACTTAAAAACCTCAATCCCGAAAGTTTAGTGAATACTTCCGGTAGTATAGCCTTACTTAATCATTCATCACAAGATTCTTGACTTATTGAAATAAGTGGGGAATCTCAGCCTTTTGGTTTTCATTTATAAAAGAAGATTGCTCTATATTCAAAAAGAATACACATAATTAATGACCGTACAACTAAGTTAGCAATATTAGAAATGCTATCTTAAAGGCAAGGTCATTTGCTCATTTTTTGAGGATAATACTATGACTACAACGCTCAAAGAGGCTAATTCTATTGAGTCATTGCTAGGTAAAGAGGCTGAAGACCTGCTTACCTACAAAGCAAAGGTTTCTCAGGATTTAATACATTTACCGG
This portion of the Nostoc sp. GT001 genome encodes:
- a CDS encoding TetR/AcrR family transcriptional regulator, coding for MVRIKTDEVDRDNSVDKVEQILQGAMQEFLQNGYAGTSMDRVAVAAGVSKATVYSHFQDKEGLFKVLLEQLTSKKNSSIFGTEPIEGEPATIVRQVVTKALDQMLNDKEHSAFMRVLIGESGRFPELAQICVRVMIKPVAETLTHYLAAPELKIPDPEATARIILGALVHFHITQNVMHGQDIIPMESDRLIDALTHLITKCAD
- the infC gene encoding translation initiation factor IF-3, which codes for MNKWEKFIIAIQKQLINSQIKSPSVFLIDHENNNRGLIDTNEALQLAESLELDLVVVSQGKDAPIAKILNYGKLQYQKKKRQSQSARPTVKEVRFGLNVGLADYNLRIEQAGQWLSKGDSVKFAIRLRGREHQYRDKAGELLDRIANDLSQVGKIQSLDKRALVVQVIPA
- a CDS encoding DEAD/DEAH box helicase gives rise to the protein MSFSDLGLSNEIIRAVTERGYTEPTPIQMQSIPAVLSGKDLLAGAQTGTGKTASFTLPLLHRLSSNKSKGTPNGYPPIRALILTPTRELAAQVEESVREYGKYLNLNSMVMFGGVSINLQKQRLRSRVDILVATPGRLLDHVQQGTLNLSQIEVLVLDEADRMLDMGFINDIRRILSLLPKQRQNLLFFATFSDKIKALAAGLLNNPTMIEVARRNVTADTIAQKVYQVDRDKKRQLLAHLIRRDNWYQVLVFTRTKYGADRLVKQLGEDRIQALAIHGNKSQPVRTNALAKFKNGTLQVLVATDIAARGLDISELPHVVNFDLPNVPEDYVHRIGRTGRAGASGEAVSLVCIDEQHLLTDIEKLIEQRLPKEVVAGFAPNPDTNPEPITNVRQHRAKPGSEKRPARTPKPLPQTSAKRKAAPPATNNEKPGARSSGSRRSTKRDR
- a CDS encoding adenylate/guanylate cyclase domain-containing protein, which gives rise to MTELTLRLQEGDTETTIAVDQDVFTIGRLPECNLYLPFGGVSRNHARLVKTADGVWTIEDLGSKNGTQVNKYLVNYPQELHHGDIVWLGNVSLVVLLTTAVSQPTPEYAGISDINEQRTILHNVEQLQQQWIAADSKDGNISNKDKTIARLKDLVDIAKNLCAAASIEEIFSQVQQVVFRYLDSIDRLALLIDVNGCGQLELMNAATRNISQQKHLPSDGSWISRSICQKVFDEKVVIQTGDTHQDERFASEQSILVKGIRSAMAVPLWDENKVVGVLYADANFSSYHWANEGEEELSFFSALANLVASSVQRWLLVEKLKTEEMIRHRLERYHSPAVVQQLISVGGLPGGRLAPAESEISILFADLVGFTAISERLTPTAIAQLLNNLFEEMLKEVFSCGGTLDKYIGDCIMAFFGAPEPQADHADRAVTAAKGMLTRLEHLNANGFWLEPLQLRIAINSGKAVVGDVGSSQRVDYTALGATINLAARMEAVCPPSECVISEATHKMLSEPSDFQEMGDYRFKGIERLVKVYQTKLQPVPTIIAPIINL
- a CDS encoding Uma2 family endonuclease; its protein translation is MTQVLGKVVTFDEFVAKYPDNRGQRYELYDGVVVEMPQPTGDHEEVIGFLGTKITLEYSRLNLRYFIPKTVFVKPVENESAYSPDVLILNQPNLVNEPLWKKTSTVTEAVSIPLIIEVVSTNWRDDYLKKYADYEEMGIPEYWIVDYAALGGREFIGKPKQPTILVCCLEEGEYRVSKFQGNDRIQSPTFPELDLTAEQIFSAGTVR
- a CDS encoding acetolactate synthase large subunit, whose translation is MNTAELLVQCLENEGVQYIFGLPGEENLHVLEALKHSSIKFITTRHEQGAAFMADVYGRLTGKAGVCLSTLGPGATNLMTGVADANLDGAPLVAITGQVGTDRMHIESHQYLDLVAMFAPVTKWNKQIVRPSITPEVVRKAFKRSQSEKPGAVHIDLPENIAAMPVEGKPLRKDNSEKTYASFASIRAAAAAICQAVNPLILVGNGAIRAHASDAVTQFATLLNIPVANTFMGKGVIPYTHQLALWSVGLQQRDFITCAFDNTDLVIAIGYDLIEFSPKKWNRNGEIPIVHIGVSPAEIDSSYIPNAEVVGDISDSLYEILKLADRQGKPDPFAISLRTEIRADYEQYAHDDGFPIKPQKLIYDLRQVMGPDDIVISDVGAHKMWMARHYHCHSPNTCIISNGFAAMGIAIPGALAAKLVHPKRKVVAVTGDGGFMMNSQELETALRVGTPFVTIIFNDGGYGLIEWKQENQFGKGNSSFVHFSNPDFVKLAESMGLKGYRVESALDLIPTLKEALAQDVPAVIDCPVDYRENHRFSQKA